A genomic window from Harpia harpyja isolate bHarHar1 unplaced genomic scaffold, bHarHar1 primary haplotype scaffold_39, whole genome shotgun sequence includes:
- the LOC128138375 gene encoding olfactory receptor 14C36-like: MSNSTSITEFLLLAFADTWELQLLHFWLLLGIYLAALLANGLIITAVACDHHLHTPMYFFLLNLSLLDLGSISTTVPKSMANSLWDTRAISYAGCAAQVFLFLFLISAEYFLLTIMAYDRYVAICKPLHYGTLLGSRACVHMAAAAWGSGFLSAVLHTANTFSLPLCQGNAVDQFFCEIPQILKLSCSDAYLREVGVLVVSACLVFGCFVFIVLSYGQIFRAVLRIPSEEGWHKAFSTCLPHLAVVSLFVSTATIAYLKPPSISSPSLDLVVAVLYSVVPPAMNPLIYSMRNHEIKDALRKLM; this comes from the coding sequence ATGTCCAACAGCACTTCCATCACTGAGTTTCttctcctggcatttgcagacacgtGGGAGCttcagctcttgcacttctggctcctgctgggcatctacctggctgccctcctggccaacggcctcatcatcactgccgtagcctgtgaccaccacctccacacacccatgtacttcttcctcctcaacctctccctcctcgacttgggttccatctccaccactgtccccaaatccatggccaattccctctgggacaccagggccatctcctatgcaggatgtgctgcccaggtctttctgtttctctttttgatctcagcagagtatttcCTTCTCACtatcatggcctatgaccgctacgttgccatctgcaaacccctgcactacgggaccctcctgggcagcagagcttgtgtccacatggcagcagctgcctggggcagtgggttcctcagtgctgtgctgcacactgccaatacattttcactacccctctgccaaggcaatgctgtggaccagttcttctgtgaaatcccccagatcctcaagctctcctgctcggatgcctacctcagggaagttggggtacttgtgGTTAGTGCCTGTTtagtttttggttgttttgttttcattgtgctatcctatgggcagatcttcagggctgtactgaggatcccctctgaggaAGGatggcacaaagccttttccacgtgcctccctcacctggctgtggtctccttgtttgtaagcactgccacgattgcctacctgaagcccccctccatctcgtccccatccctggacctggtggtggcagttctgtactcggtggtgccccCAGCcatgaaccccctcatctacagcatgagaaaccatgagatcaaggatgccctgagaaaactaatg